The genomic DNA CAACCTCAGCGATGCTGAACTGAGCCACGCCATCCTTAGCGACACGGATCTGCGGGATGCGAATCTGAGCCGTGCCAACCTCACCGCTGCTAACCTGAGCTGGGCAAGGATCAGCCGCGCCGATCTGCGGGACGCGAATCTGAGCTGGGCAAACCTGAGCCGCGCCAAACTCAAGGAAGCCAACCTCAGCGGAGCCGACCTCAGCGGAGCCGACTTTCGAGAGGCACTCCTTCACGGTGTTGATCTGAATCAGGCAGACCTGGGCGTGGTGCTGGTCAAAGGCGCAAGGTTCAGCAAAAATCCTGGACTGACCCACAGCGATCGGATTAACCTGAAAGCCAGAGGTGCGATTCCTGAAGATCTGCCGAGCGGCTGGAGTGGTCGCAGCGAAGCGGGTTCGTCGCAGGGGTAATGGGTCGATCAGGCGATCGGTTGGAGGCAGGACTGACTAAAGCGCTGCACGATCTCTGCAAACTCGGCATTCTTTTCCATCAGCGCCATGTGTCCACCGGGAGCCAAAACCCTCAACTCTGCCTGGGGAATGTCTCGGCTCATGCGATCGCTGGCAAAGGGACGGGTAGCAATATCCGTTTTGCCCACAATCACCAGCGTTGGCACAGGAATGTGCGGCAGCGTTGCAGTCTCCTCGAAGCGGAACATGGCTAAAACGCCTCGCGCCAGAATGCCGGGTGAATGCTTGATGCCAATCAAACTAGAAAAATTAAGCTGCCCGCGTGTTTCCCGCCCTGTATAGCCAGAAATTTCCGTGGTCAGCAGCGTGGAGCCATTTAAGTAACTCAGCCAGCTTGTGAGCCAGAGAAAAGGGGAAAGGACGATCGCCAGATGCAGCAGCGGTTCCAGGAGGGGCTTTTGCAGGGCTAACAGCAGTTTGCTCAATGTCGTGGTTTTGAGGGGATTGGTATAGGTGCCATCAACCAGAATTAAACCTGCGACGCGATTGCCTAGCTTCTCCGGGAACAGTCGGCTAAACGTGAGCAGGATCATCGCCCCCATGCTGTGCCCCAGCAGAATCACAGGCTGATCCCCTGCGACTTCAATGACGGCATTTAGATCCCGCGCATATTTTTCCAGCGAATAGTCCCGATTCTTGGGCTTCCGCGATTTGCCTAACCCCGGCAGATCCCAGACAATGACGCGAAACTGTTCCGTGAGCTGCTTTTTAGCGTAGTACCAGACCGTGCTATCCGGTCCCCACCCATGCGTCAGAATAATGGTGGGCAGCTGTTGAAACCCTGTCTCTCCTTGAGCAAACTTTGGCTCATAAAATTCCACCTGAATCTCACTGCCGTCCGATCGCGGAATTCGCTCTACCCGATCGCTCCGAAACGGTTTCGGTTCATCCCTTCCCGCCCGACGCAGCAGCAGCAGCGGCAATAATCCCAGAAACGACCACACAATCAGCCCCACGCCCAGGTACAGCCAGCGATTGCTAACCAGTTCCCCCTCATGCCACTCATAGAGAACGTATGCTCCGCCTCCAAGAATGACAACAGACAGCAGGCTAGACAGCAAACGCAGGATGAAGTCGATCGGCATAAACATAGCGAACTTCCACCTTCAAGCACAACTAATAGGCATAACCAATTAAGCCGAGCCTAAAGGAAAAAACGCTGCCCCCATAACCCTCCCAGGATAGGAATCTACAAGGCAGAAGCATTTTGGAGTTGGAGGGTAGTGCGTTGTGTCACCTGGGAAAACTGTGGGAGGGGTGATTAGGTTCAACTGAGCAGATTCATGGGTGGCATTGACCGCGAAATTATTCTTGATACTAGGCATATTGCAAAGCATTTGCCTGATACACCCCAGGTACAGCGGTTGCTGAAACGAGGTCGATTCGGGGATACGAGCGTTACGGCTTGTTCT from Leptolyngbya ohadii IS1 includes the following:
- a CDS encoding alpha/beta fold hydrolase; protein product: MFMPIDFILRLLSSLLSVVILGGGAYVLYEWHEGELVSNRWLYLGVGLIVWSFLGLLPLLLLRRAGRDEPKPFRSDRVERIPRSDGSEIQVEFYEPKFAQGETGFQQLPTIILTHGWGPDSTVWYYAKKQLTEQFRVIVWDLPGLGKSRKPKNRDYSLEKYARDLNAVIEVAGDQPVILLGHSMGAMILLTFSRLFPEKLGNRVAGLILVDGTYTNPLKTTTLSKLLLALQKPLLEPLLHLAIVLSPFLWLTSWLSYLNGSTLLTTEISGYTGRETRGQLNFSSLIGIKHSPGILARGVLAMFRFEETATLPHIPVPTLVIVGKTDIATRPFASDRMSRDIPQAELRVLAPGGHMALMEKNAEFAEIVQRFSQSCLQPIA